The Vidua chalybeata isolate OUT-0048 chromosome 17, bVidCha1 merged haplotype, whole genome shotgun sequence genome contains the following window.
GACACGGCCGCAGGAGGTGCGGGTgcacctctgtccccagggacacTGTGAGTCGGCCTCACACTCCTCTGAGCACCGCTGAGCActgggctggggcacagccacAGTGTCACGCTCTGTGGGGAGGGGAGAATGATCACCTGGTGACTAAGCTGAGGCTGTGTGTGCTCATCACTTGCACAGAAAAGGGGGGAGGCATGGAAAGAAGGATGGGGGCAGATCATATCTGTGGAGGGTGTGAGACCCCCACAGGTACAGCCACCTTGGCAGACCCAGCTCAGGGTTCCAGTGTGGTCATGGTGAGGGGTGCTCATTGGGGATGAAGGGCCAGGAATGCCCCAGGGTGGGTGCCAAGGGGACCcgggctctgtccctgctgggctgggcggGTGTGAGGGGCTGACCTTGCAGGGAGGCTGGCGTGCAGACGTGGCCACAGCCGTTGCTGCAGCACTTGTGGCCCCAGGGACACTCCTCGTCGAAGTTGCACAGGTCCAAGCACGTGCCCCTCTCCCTGGGCATGGGGCACACTCCCACTCTGCCTGCGAGGTAATCACCCAGCTGGGACACATCTGGCCTGGGGCACCTCACCATGGGGCACTCCATGGCAGCCACACATGTCTCCCAGAGGGCCTGGCTGGTTCTCACCTCCAGGGATCTCCATGCAGACGTGGCCACAGCCGATGCTGGTGCACCGCTGCCCCCGGGGACACTGTGAATCAGCCTGGCACTCCTCCACACACCGGCCATCAGCTTTGTCCCCACTGTCTGCAGGGGCACCAACTTTCTGTCACCTGGCTGCCCTTGGGGGGCTGAGGCTGGGGCCAGCTCCCCCAGAGCAGGCTATGCCTTCTACCTCTGGGCACGGCCACGCACTCCCGGCCACAGCCGGTGTCACAGCACTTCTCCTCTCGCCGGCAGACACTGTCATCCAGGCACTGGCTCCCGCGCCGGCGCCGCAGGTCCCAGCACGGCCCTGCCCGGGGGCATTCTCCGGCGTGCTCTGCCAGAGGAGGGGACTCGGGTGAGGGCGGAGGTCCCAGCCCCGCTCTCACATCGCTCCCCCGTGCTGGTGACCGGGCTGCCACGCTCACCTTGGGCAGGGCGGGTGCAGCGCATGGCGCAGCCAGAGAAGCAGCACTTCTCCTGCCGGGAGCAGTCCCTGTCGTGGGTGCACGAGTCCATCTCCGTGCACGGCTCCGATGCGTGTTGTGGCCTCACTTTTGGGCACACACCGGGTTTTTCTGAGAGGGACAGGAAGagacagcaggaggagggacCACCCTGTATTGCAGGCACCTCCTTTGGTGCAGCCTCGGGGTGCCCTGACCCGGGGATCTGAGTGCTTGCCCTGTGGCAGCGCTGTCCCACATCCTGCGCCCAGGAGCTCTGACAGCATTCCCGGTGGAATCACTGTTCTAGTGATCGTCTCCTCACCTGGTTCGGGGGCTGAGCACACGTAaccacatctgctgctgctgcagcacttctcagcccctgggcactgccagtcCTTGGTGCAGGTGGTGCCACACGGGGCCAGCGAAGCCTCCTCAGCCAGCGGGCAGATGCCTGGTTTCTCtaggggcaggaggcagcagggctgggagtgcaaGCAGCAACAGCGGGTCTTCCCCACCCAGTGTCACagtccctggagctgggggacaCCCCTGCCCGTATCTGGCACCTCGGGACGGGGGCAGGCAGACGTAGTCGCAGCCACGGAGGCAGCACTTCTCCTCGCGGGGGCACTCGCCATCGTGCCAGCACCAGGCTCTGCAGTCGTAACTGGGGAACAGCCCGGCACGGACTGGGCAGAACCCGTCCTTCCCTGCAGGCATGGAGTGGGGTGGCTGCAGTGCCACTGCTTGGAGACACGGCCGTGGCGACCAGGGCACATGGGGCTCCCAGCCCCCTCACCTTGGCTGTTTGCCACACAGTGCCTGCTGCACAGCTGGTGACAGCACACGTGGGACGGGGGACAGTCCTCGTCCTTGAAGCATCCCCACTGGTGCTGCAGTGGCCTTTGAGTGActggggcagggctggtgtCCTCTGCACCGTGGAGCAGGATGAGAGCATGATGGTGGCCTCACCGGAGGCTGGTTGCTCTgtgcccttccctccccactccaGTGCCCACCTGGGGGCTCTGCAGTGTGTCCCCACCCCAGACCTGGCAGAACCCACCCTGGTGAGCATGGGATGAGGGGTCCCGTTTgtgccacagctctgtgccatgGTGGCTGCTGCCCCACGGCGTCATTCCCGGTCTCTGAGCCATGTCCCCGCCCTCACTGCCCATCCtgtcccatcctgtcccatcctgtcctgtcctgcctcacCGGCCGGCACTCTCGGCAGGCACTGGTGGCCACAGCTGCTGTTGCAGCATTTCTGCGCGTCGGGGCAGTCGCTGTCGCCTCGGCACCGCTCCCGGAATGGTCCTGGCTGCACCGTGGGGCCCTCGCTGGGCTTGGGCTGGTCTGACAGGGCAGAAGGGGTGTGACGATTCAGCATCCCCCGCTGGCGCCCTGCCTGCCCCGGGGGTCCCTGGTTCCTGCCATGACCCGCACATTCCTGGTGCCTGCGGCCACGTCCCGGCGTTGGGTTTTCCCGGCAGCTGTCAGGAGCTGCCGGTGCAGGGAAAGCACCGTGTGCTGCCCCAGGGGCCAGGGCGTCAGGGAGAcagctgtggcacacagggTCCCTGGGGCGAGCCGGGGCTCCCAGCCGTCCCCGCCGAGTCCTTACCCTGCGCCGgctccaggcaggcagagccGCAGCCCAGCGGGCAGCACTTCTGCGCTCCCAGGCAGTCCTTGTCCTCcaagcaggggaaggagcagggggCAATGAGCCCCTCGGGGGCTGCTGCCGGGCAGGCACCGGGCTTCTCTGCAGCGCCGAGGGGCCGAGAGGTGAGGCTGCACTGCAGTGTCCTAGGGCAGCACCAGGAAACCTGCCCCTGCCAGACCCCTCTGCCTCACCCTGGCTGCCCCCCTCCCTatgtcccatcccatccacaCATCCCAGTGGCAGTCAGGAGGCTGCTAGCAGCGCACAGGGGGTTGCTCCATAGCAATGGGGGTTGCAgagggaatgggacagggagaggggtgccagctgccctgggacagAGGCGTGTCAGCGGCTGTAGCGTGGTGCCGTACCTGCTGCCGGGGGGATGCAGCGGAGCCGGCACTCCCAGTGGCAGCACTTGAGCCCAGCGGGGCAGCTGGAGTCATTGGCACAGAGTGGGGACTCCAGGCGCAAGCAGCGCATGAAGTCCCGTGGACACCGCCCCGGTTTCTGGGAGTCCCCTGCGGTGGGATGGCAATGTCAGGACAGTGCCAGAGCCCCTCATCCTCCATCCCTGGGGAAGCAGGATGTgggtctctctgcagggaaCTGGAGCAGGGACTGCAGCCCAGGAGTTGGAGACTTCTCTGCATCAtggcctggggctgctggaccCCCACACCGAGACCTGCATGGCACAGCACAGTGTGGCACAGTGTAGCGTGACATGTCATGGGGCGGGGCGGCACGGCCCGTGTGTGCCCTCGCAAGTGCCACGAGGAGTGTCACTGGCCCTGTCAGGGTGAAGCCAGCACCAGCTGGAGGTCAGGATCTATTCCTGAGcatcctgctgccacaggcatCCTCACTGCAAGCAGCACGCTCCTCACTGCTGCcgtctcctcctcttccttctcctcctcctcctcttggcACCCTGTGCTCCTCTTGGCCATGTTGGGAAacctgggacagccctgcctCTGGTACAGGCGAGCTCCAGCTGGCgcctgtgcccagctcctgctgccagctggggctgcggcgggagctgcctctgccagcagccgGGTGTTTGGGCTGCAAACAGACGCTGCCGGAGTTTcactgcaaacagcagctgcttggtTCAAACAAAGAGGCACTGGCTGTGGTCTCTGTGTGGGCAGAGCCACACCGCAGCTGGGCACCACCGCCCCAGGCACTGTCCCCCGGCGgggggatggcagcaggggtCTGTGCCCAGGATGCAGCAGGGACCCTGCTGCACGTGGTACGGCTGAGAGCTGACAGTTGCTGTGCCCGTGGGGTCAGGGGGTGCCCACGGGGCTGAGGGCATGCACACATGTCCCTGCACCCTGGGGTGGGGGCAGGGTCccccaggcagcagggctgcagtgcaggtgctgcagccagctgggacaTGGTCCCTGTCAGCATatgctgggcagggacagaggggacacggcAGGGACATGGGGGCCGGGATgcaaggagctgctcccaggctgcctGTGCCGGCAGCTGCTGGGTTTGACTCCTGGTACTCACCACCCTTCTCTGGTGTTACACTCGGCTCTGCCCTGAGTATGAGGAGgcccaggaggaggaaaactCCTGGGCTTatggtgctgctggagatgctgtgcatgtctggagctgagctggggcttGGTTTAAAGTCTGGGGCGCCTGAAGTGCCAGGGCAGCTGAAGTTGAGCtgcctgctgtggcagctggtTGTGCTatgggcaggaggggcaggaggaggggcagTTCCCAGAACCCGCCGGCGCCCCGCCAGCCATCCCGCTTATCTCTGCCCAAGCCCTGCTTTGGGGTCATGGTgacctgtggggctgggaaggcCAGATGGGGTCAGGCACTGCTGTCCCCCATGTTGCACCACCCCATCCTTGCTGGAGCTGGCTGCCACTCCCACTCTGGGTTTCCTTTGAGCCTCACTcacccctctgctccctggagTGGGGGCTGTGGATAGACCCCGTGGCTTGGTCCTGGCATGGCAGCACGAGGGGTTCTAACAGCTCTACTGCCATGGTGCTGCTTCTCAGCCAAGTGAAGCTTCCATGCATGGGACTGCTTGGGATCCAGCACCATGAGTAAGCAGGTCCTGCCGTGGCCCCTGGCACATGGGTGATGCTCCCTGCCCCCTTTCTTTTCTGGGTGCTCTATCTGTCCTGACCCGTGACTGCTGTTCCCACCAGGTTTTGACACTCTGGGATGCTAATGAACCCTTCCTTGGCACAAGGAATCTGAGGGAACTGGTTTTCCAGTCCATGACTGGTGAGTGGACATCATGCAGCCCCCAGGCCCAGCAGGATGGTTACCATGGAACAATGATGGCTGGAAGTCACCTGCATGGAACTGGgaccctctccctgccctcggGCAGCGCCTGCGTGCAGGGATGGCTGCCTGCACCTCCCTGCCTGCACgcagcccaggctgccagcacctccGGGAAGCAGAGCACAGAACAGGGATGGTGACCTAGACCAGAGGTGCCTGTGGGATGGTTTATTCTGTCTCAGTGCTGTGGAGTAGCTGGGGCCACTGTGGATGCAGGGTTTTGCCTCATGTGGGGTTGCTAGGAATCTTGGCCATGGGTAGTGCAGGCAGCATGCAGCCCTTAATGGCACGGCTGGGGGTGCCAGGGACCCTGAGCAGAAGCATCGGAGTCAGCGCTGGTGCCATCCTGCCAGTGCACAGGGTCCAGTGCAGGGAGAGGTGTGGGGTGCACCAGCACCTCTGCTCAGCCCATGGGTGCAATCACAGTGGGGTGGGGATGACCCTGAAatggcagctcctggtgcagcccTTCATGGCCATGGCTACGCTGTACCTGGAAGAGGCAAGTGAGGTGGTCAGTGAGGATGCCTCAGTGCTCCTTCTCTGAGGGATGGGGAGCCCTGTAGTGCTCCCACCCTgtcccccctctgtcccctccaggctggacccaggaggcagcaggctGGAGGGGACTATACCCCACAGTGGGTGGACGCAGAcgcagctgcagccctgcaggcagcacttcTGGCCAAGGGGACAGTCCTTgtcctgcaggcacaggaggagGCAGCCTGATCACCCTCTGCTGCAAGGGGACAGAGACCTGGCCATGCTGGCACATATGGAGAGAGAAAGGGGTGAGGGGCTCAGGGCACCCCTCCAGGGTGgaggagctgccctgcctgcagggtGAGCTCCTCACTGAGCTCCTGCCCCATTGGACAGCAGCTCAGTCCCCAGCTTCCCATTGCCCCCCGGAGGGTCACGGTGACAGATagggagggggcacaggggtcTTGGCCCCACAGGGTGCCGATGGTTTACCCTTGGTGGGTGGTTTGCAGATGTGACCACAGCCAGTGGTGCAGCACTTGTCGTCCCCAGTGCAGTCACTGTCAGTGTCACACCGCTCCAGGCAGGGCCCCAAGGAGCCCCGCAGCACCATGGGGCACACGCCGGGCTTCGCTGTGGCACGGTGGCTCCCTGGTGACAGGGAAgagtgcagctgtgctgggattcTGTCCCCAGTCCCGCTCCTGGCGCAGCCTCGGTTtccatcctgtccctgtcctgcgCGTCCATCTTCCTTCCCCAAGCACCATGATGACCTCAGTCACCAGCTCACACCCATACCAGTCTGACCCAGTGAGACCAGTCACAGCTCAGCTGGTAGCTGGAGTGGTGAAGGACAACCCTTGCTTTGGTTGCAATCTGAGAGGGGTGCAGGAGGAAGGGTCAGGAGGGGGTTCAGCCTTTCACGCACTCAGAGCCATCTCCCGCCCGTAACGGAGGAGCTGGGCCTGGGGATCCCTTCCCACAACCCTGAGGGCCAGCTctgagggctggggctgtgcccagggcaggcgtgtggcactgggagctgcagccagtgGCACACACTCCCTGGGGCCTGGATGGATGCCACCAGCTGCACACTTGGCCGGGCACAGCCGCTGTGGCTTGTCCAGCAGTAGGGCCAGGCACACATTGGCTCTGCCAGGGGGGAGATGGGCTAGCACCAGTGCAGTGGTGGGCTGGACATGGGCATCAGAGAGGGCTGGAAGGGCTGTACCTGTGTCTGGAGGGGTGCAGGCCAACCCACAGCCAGAGAAGCAGCACTtgtgctccccagggcagtCCCGGTCATCGGTGCAGCGGttggggcaggcagcagctctcctctgGGCACGCTTCCATGGGCAGAACCCAGGTTTGGCTGGAGGGAAGGCTCAGGGTCTGGCAtgcagccagcctggccccACTGCCCACGACTCCCCTATAGTGTGATGGGGGCTGCAGacccctggggctgccccagggcaTCCTCAGCCTGGCATGGGGATCCCCAGGACACCTCACCTGGCTCAGCAAGCACGCAGCGGGTGCAGCAGCCGCGGGTGCAGCACTTCTGCCCCGAGTGGCATGTGGTGTCATTGTGACATCTCGTCCCACAGCTTGGCCCGATGGCACTGCCAGCACGGGGGCAGTAGCCCGGGCTCTCTGCAGAGGGAGATGCTCCATGCAGCCATGTAGCCATGTctcagggagcagggacaccccCGCCAGGGGCACCAACACAGGCACCAGCCCACATCCCACCCATTGCCCAATCCTCGTGCTGGCATCCCTTGGGGTGAGCAGCAGTACCTGTGGTGGGCAGGAGGCAGGTCCAGACCTTCCCGTTCTGGCAGCACTTCTCAGCACCAGGGCAGCCATGGTCGGAGAGGCAGTACAGTCCGGGGGGCCAAGGGGCTCCGCTCGCCCCCACTGGGCACTCACCCACTTTGGGCGGGGCAGGCGGGGCAGTGGGGGTCCAATGTCCCTGCAGGGCCCGGTGAGGGGATGCAGTGAGGGTGAGGGCAGTGCCCTggtccctggggctgtgctgctgggccagGGCGAGCAGCGCCAGGAGCACCAGAAGGGTGCAGTGGCCCAGCATTGTGCTGCAGTCAATGTGCTTCTGGGCAATGGGCTGGGATTTAAACCCTGCTGGAGTGGAGGCTGGCCAAGCCAAGCTGCTCCTTCTCATGGCAGCACACTTCCAGGACTGTGGGAGTGCTGGGCATGAACAATTCAGCTTGGGGGAGACTCCTGGGGCAGTTCTGGGCTTATGGCCCATGGCTGACACATCCGCAGCTCCCTTTCTGGGTCACTGGTGACCTGTGAGCAGCTGGGCCAAGGGCTGAGCAGCACTCCCAGAGCCACACCATTGAGAGCATGGATGGGACACAGGAGCGGTCCTGTCCCAGTCTTCAGTGTCCGCTGGATCCCTCCTggcacacctggagcagggagagctgctgtggagctgtggtgctggcacagcctgcacCTGCACCGCAGAGAGAGGGCGAACCAGCACCAGAcactgggcagtgctgggcaagGTGTGGGGCTCACTCAGTCCCAGGGGATGGCTCTGCCAAGGGTGGGGGCTATGGGGGTGCCAGCCCCTCCCAGGTAGGAGGGACATGCTCTGatcccaggggctgggagcaggagcaggcaggtACGGAAGAAACAGGGCCCCTGGAGACCTGTGGAGAGCAGGAAGTGCCAGGGGAaagcaggacaggagcaggagcccagATTTGAGCAGGTGGAGAGGGATATGGCAGGGGCAGGCATGGGACCAGGGCATGTGGGTTGCACTGCCAAAAGCTCCTTCAGGCTTCTGCTGTGGGCAAGGTGccatggccaggctgggagggcagaGGTAAGGAGGAGTTTGGGTGATGCTCGTGTACGAGCCCACACTGCAGCCTGTTTGTCCCCTGGCCAttgcaggcagggagcagagagcccctctgctctgatgGGACATGGACACAGCTGCACCTTGAGAGTGCTCTGAGCATGGTGGAGGACCCAAGGTGGAGGAGCCAttgtgcagggacagctggggcCATAGACCCAtgggacagccccaggcagggcacaggctggggacCCTTGGAGGCATGACAGAGTCAATTGATGCTGCTGCTTGTGTGAAGCCCTTCCAGGTATCCCTGGCATGGGATGGAGAGGCAGCCATGGCTTGTGGTGGAGAGGTGGCCCCAGCATGGAACAGATAAGTGGCCATGGTGTGGGATGGAGAGGCAGCCACAGCATGTCAGGGAGAAGCTGCTTTATTGGAGAGAGTGCAAGGGGCTTGCCCTGAGCAGAGAACCCCAGAGAGAAAACTGAGGCTGAAGGCTCCAAGCCAGGGGGATGGTGCAGGGCCACGGCCAGGGCATGTGGGATGGGCATCgggcagcagcttccctgtggctgggctggcaggaggcGGCTGCACCTGCAAaggagcagaggctgtgagTGGGATGGGTGCATAGGCACCGTGCTGCGGTGCTGTGGGATCCCCGGGGCTGGAATGCACCCAGCTGACCTCAGTGGATGGGTGTCACACAGGAGACCTTGCCGCAGCCGTTCCTGCAACACTTCTGGATCCCGGAGCAGTTGGCATCAGTCTTGCACTGGTTGGTGCAGACGCCCAGCATGGGGATGCCCGGGTTGACGGGTGGGCAGGTGCCAGGCTTCTCTGAAAGGCAAAAGAACATGGCTGAGACCTGCTGG
Protein-coding sequences here:
- the LOC128796803 gene encoding SCO-spondin-like — encoded protein: MHSISSSTISPGVFLLLGLLILRAEPSVTPEKGGDSQKPGRCPRDFMRCLRLESPLCANDSSCPAGLKCCHWECRLRCIPPAAEKPGACPAAAPEGLIAPCSFPCLEDKDCLGAQKCCPLGCGSACLEPAQDQPKPSEGPTVQPGPFRERCRGDSDCPDAQKCCNSSCGHQCLPRVPAEDTSPAPVTQRPLQHQWGCFKDEDCPPSHVCCHQLCSRHCVANSQGKDGFCPVRAGLFPSYDCRAWCWHDGECPREEKCCLRGCDYVCLPPSREKPGICPLAEEASLAPCGTTCTKDWQCPGAEKCCSSSRCGYVCSAPEPEKPGVCPKVRPQHASEPCTEMDSCTHDRDCSRQEKCCFSGCAMRCTRPAQEHAGECPRAGPCWDLRRRRGSQCLDDSVCRREEKCCDTGCGRECVAVPRDSGDKADGRCVEECQADSQCPRGQRCTSIGCGHVCMEIPGGRVGVCPMPRERGTCLDLCNFDEECPWGHKCCSNGCGHVCTPASLQERDTVAVPQPSAQRCSEECEADSQCPWGQRCTRTSCGRVCMDAPGGRGGVCPMPGGGGTCLDLCSLDEECPWGHKCCSNGCGHVCTRVPGDAV
- the LOC128796883 gene encoding WAP four-disulfide core domain protein 3-like encodes the protein MLGHCTLLVLLALLALAQQHSPRDQGTALTLTASPHRALQGHWTPTAPPAPPKVGECPVGASGAPWPPGLYCLSDHGCPGAEKCCQNGKVWTCLLPTTESPGYCPRAGSAIGPSCGTRCHNDTTCHSGQKCCTRGCCTRCVLAEPAKPGFCPWKRAQRRAAACPNRCTDDRDCPGEHKCCFSGCGLACTPPDTGSHRATAKPGVCPMVLRGSLGPCLERCDTDSDCTGDDKCCTTGCGHICKPPTKGKPSAPCGAKTPVPPPYLSPAAPPPWRGCLLLCLQDKDCPLGQKCCLQGCSCVCVHPLWGIVPSSLLPPGSSLEGTEGGQGGSTTGLPIPQRRSTEASSLTTSLASSRYSVAMAMKGCTRSCHFRVIPTPL